The following is a genomic window from Citrifermentans bemidjiense Bem.
CGTCGGTACACTGTTTATTTATTCACTTTTCTGGATGTTTGTCGGTGACTAATCTCAATTCCAATCGGCATCCAAGAGCGTGAGCGTATTTTTCCAACGTCGCTATTGATGGGGAGTGTTTCCCTCTCCCAGATTCAAGACGGGCGACAGCAGATTGAGTTGTGCCGATACGTTCAGCAATTTCAGCTTGTGTAACACCCGCGGCGGCACGTGCCTTGAGAAATTGGTCGAGGAAATGAAACTCCTCGTTCAACCGATCATATTCATCTTTTACATCTTCGCGCTCAAGTGCGCGGGCTTTAAGTTCTTTGTGAGTTAGCATTTTTGAACTCCTTCATTCTTCGCCGAGCTGTTTCAAGTTCTCTTGGCGGCGTCTTGTCCGATTTCTTGACGAACTGGTGCAAGATCACGATTTTTCGGCCGATCATCGTACAGTAGAAAACCCGAGCAATTCCTTCTGTGGATTTCAGACGCAGTTCAAATAATCCTTCCCCCATGGCGCGGGTGTGAGGCATGCCAAGATCAGGACCGTGGACCTCCATCCTGTCGGCGTATCGGAGATAGCGGCCAAGAAAACCAGCTGGCATGGCAAGGATCTCTTCTTGCACTGAATCATTGAAGTAAGTGATCGTCCAAGTCATGGCAGCAGTATAGCGTATTTGCTATAGATCGTCTTTATTTTCTTTTGGCTTCCGATGAGCTGCGGCGTGACCTGCGCGGCGGGGTTTGCCGACAGGTAAAGGGGGATGAGGCGAGGCCGTTAAGCAGGAAAGGGGGTCGGGAAAGGGGGGCCTTGACACAGGACACTTTTGTCTGATGTCCAGGGCTGACCCCTCTTTTTGTTAACGTGACATGCATATGTTGCATTTAATAGTTCCGTTGCCAAGTATCAAACTCACCAATTTTTTGTCATAGTCCCAGCAAGTCAAACAATACTTATTCTTTTCACCATCGGGATCGCCTTCAATGACATAGTAGTTTCCCTTGCGAACAACTTTCCCATTCATCTCTAAAGCATCTTTGAGTCTTTTGATCTCTGAGTCCTTTTCTTGAAGGACATCCCTGACTTCTGCAACACTCATTTTTGCATCTGTTAAAGCCTCGATTAACTCAGCTACCTTGTATTTCATTTCTGCTTTTTCAAGGGATAAATCTGAGTTCTTGATTGCTTTTGCAATATCGACAGCAGCCTTAATACCGCTAAGTGCAGCCCCAATAGTTGTCAAATCCGTCATTATTTTTCTCCTGCCAATGAGGTGTCCACTGAGGTGTCAGCTCTGGACATGGACATAGCGTGAAGAAGTGGTATCCCCCGACACATCAGGCCCAGTGACCTTCTTTATTCAGCCCGTGCATGGTCCAGCCCTGACGCCTTAGCCTCATTCAGTTCTGTCCATGTCCAGACTTGACACCTCCGCCCCCGTCAGTGTTTACGCCGGTGTTATATTAATTCTTTTTCGTCCAGTTGAGGATCTTTGAGTCTTCTAGATCAAATGTAGGCCAGTCAGGCGAATAAATTTTCCCTGTAACCGTGGCTGTGTCATTAGCCTTAAACAACCTGACATTAGGGTAGTCTTTCAAATTAATATCGAAAAATGCTCTCAGCCTCTGATCGGAAAAGGTCATCTGTATTCTAACTGCTTCGCCACCATTTTTTAAAGATACTGTGCAAATTCTGCCCTCCCATATAACAGTGTGACCGATAAAAGAATTAAAGTATTCATCAAACTCAATTTCGGAAAGGTGATCTCTTTTGTTGACTATATCTTTCGGTGTAATGGCTAATGCAACTAAGTTATTTGGTTCTTTTATTTCTAGATCATCACCAAAAGTGCCGCCACTCCTGATTGACTGAAGCGCAAGATTCTCAATAGCAGGTTCGTCCTTAATGCCTATGAGCTTGGCGAAGCTCCTCCGAGGTGTCTCAAACGCAAAAACAACTCCGAGAACTCCAAGGATAAGACCAATTATTTCAACCATAATTCACCTACTTTCTAACTCGTTATGAGGGGAAATCGTCACCACCCGCTCTCTTTGTGTCTCGGAGGACGTTTTGGGGTAGAGTAGAGAGCAGGATTTCCCTTGCCCTCCCACATCAAACCATCCCCCCACACGGCTTGTTCACCTTAAGGCATGCGCTTTCGTCCAAGGTGCTGTCGTTGGCACTCTAAATGATGAATCACTTTTTACTGACAAAAACCTTACAATTCAAGACCTGCACGCCTGTCCGCTTTCTGGGTAAACTTAACAATTGAACAACGTCAACTTGATTCCCTAGAATGTCCCCGAAAGCCCTTGTCTACCTTCTGCTCGAATAGCCCCGCTGAGTTAGTGCTCTTTCGATCAGGCCGTGGACGGTTTTATTCATATTTTTCAAACCAAACCTCCTGTTGAAGTTGGTTTGTCCAATTTCCATAAATATCTTACCAAGGACTTCATCGGCAAAGCTACTGGATATCACTGGTATCCCAGACATATCTATAATTATTTTCTGTCCACCTGACATTTCATATAGGTTCAAAAGTTTCCTGCGAATAGGAATACCCACAAGTCTTGTACCAAAAGACAAAGTTTCATTTAAGAGGTTGAACTCGATAATCTCGTCGTCAGCTTCATATCGCATTTCTATAAAGTCAATTGGTTTATGTTGCTTGCCACCAAATTTCAAGGCTTCTGCTAAAACTCCTGTTTTAGTACACTCAATACAGGCCACTACCAAAGTCCCTGAATATGGAACACGTTCGTCTCTGAGATGAAGTTCTGACCTTTGGTCATACGCCAATCGCGCATTTCCTGAATGAATTTGGAAATATCCACCACTTATTCTACTAACTTCGAAGCTGCCAAACAAACCATTGCCCATTCCGAGACCATTAGTCACGCCTTCTCGTATGGCCTGATCGAGAGCATCCATATCGGTTTGAATGTGCTTATGCGCAGGTTTTAAGGTTGCGGGGATACCAACTCCAGCATCGCATACTGCATATTCTATTCTTGGTCTTGTTCCCTTAAATGTAGTCAGTTGAACGAATCCGCCATTTTTACTATTGGAGTGAACCAAGACGTTATCTGTTATCTCATTAATTGCCCATTCAATTGATGCTAGGTCCTCCCTGCTTAATCCGTCCATTGAACAAAGAATAGCGTTTATAATTTTATCAACCGATTCAGCTTGTTGGTTGGCATCGCTGAAATGGGTAACAGGCACATGTGAAAAACCTCGAAAACTTGACATGTTAAATCTATTCGGGTCAATTGTGTAAGCCCAATTTGTGCTTATAAACAGTTTGGCTAGAGTCTCTTTATTAGGCAAGATCAAGTGAGTACTTATGCCACGGTTTCTTATTTCCTGTATCTGAGCGCAGACACTCAGCATAGGCGCGTTAAAGGTAGCTGTGCACTGAGAAAAGTCGAGAGTAATATCTTGGTACCCTCGTCTACTAGTTGCATCGAAGATGACCCCGATCAATCTATGGAATTCGCCCATTCCGAGATTTCCAGTAATCGCGATAGTATTTTCATGCCGTCTTACAGGATCAAATGCAACCACTTTTGCACCTCTCTTTTCGGTAAGTTCCTACAAGCTACGAAGACAAAGCCGCTCTAGTGTGTTGTTGCGCGGCAGAGTCGGTACATCTCCAAGAAATGACTGGTATGGCGTCATTTGTCGATTTTCTCCCTGTTCGTCCCTTTCTTCTTCACAATGCCATCCGATAAACTCTATAATCTGACAGTGACTTTGCTGTGCCAGGTCTTGCAAAATCACTTTTTATTGACAAAACCTTATAATTCTAGACCTGGCACACCTGTCCCCGGAATCACCACAGCAATTGAACAATATGATCAGCGTCCCCCTGCCCCAAATGCTGTAGTCTTGCGGCCGAGGGGGACGTTGGTCAGATTGTCGAGTTTCTGGCACGACCTTTGGGGAAGAGCCCACCTGCCCCCATGGCCGTAGTTCCCATTATTGGTCCGGACTCTGCACTTCCCAAACGTCTGGACATGCTATTCGGCAGGAATGGGCTGACATATCGCAATTTACGCGACATGACTGCAGCTGGGCTATTGCTCTCCTCCGCAACCAGAAGCACAGGCGTAAAGGTTGCTTTCGCATGTATTGAAACAACGCTTCCCGGCATCAGAGGACCATCTGTAGTATCTCGTTGGTGAAGCACAGCCCGAGATTGATACGGCCAAAAGCATATACGTCATCCACCTTTTCATAGTCTCCTCGTACTTACTAGTATAACGAGTGCGGGCCGCACCAGCGAGTCAGCGCCTGCGTGCAGCCCTATTGTTCCGCGCCTTTTTAGACAAAGTGCTTAAAAAGATCATCATTTCCTCTTCAATTTCATCACGATTGATTCCGAAGTGTGCTTCCTTGTGGTGCTTTGGGCAAAGAGCAATTACGTTATCGGGGGTATCCCTACCTTCGTCAGCAAGGGCGATAACATGATGTGCCTCCAGGTAGTAGCTCTTGCCATTAGACATCAGAAAACCAAGTTCACCGCAATACTCACAGGTACCCTTTGCTCGCGCTATCACATAAGCCCTTACCTTATGGTCCCTTGCGTATGAAGATGTAGTATGAGAACTCCTTTCAGGCTCAGCCACCCCCTGCGGGATTTCGTCTAAATCATTAATCGCATTAGATGCAAATTCGTGCACCTTCTCTTCGTTCATAGTCGGTTCTTTCTCTGAGAACGCCTTGATCAGGGCCAGTATGTATGAAGAGTTCACCGTGAGGTCTGTGTACTTAGAGGTCTTCAATGATCCGATCTCGAGGTAACGCTCAAAAACCCGCCCCGCATGGATTAACTTTTGGCGACGGGGCCGTTGTGTCGTAACAGGAGTATATGTAAACGAGGATTCTGACACCTCCAGCAGGAACGAGCTTCTGTTCCCAAGAGTCGAAAGCGGCCGCCCTTGATGCTGCTCAGCGAATTCCACAAGTTGCGAAAATTTAGAGTTCATAGCATCCCCCTCCATATGCAGATCGTTATTGAGGGGAAATTGTCATGATTCGCCCTTTTCCATACCTCATGCGCCATTATGACGCCTATGTCAGCTAAGAAATATGTCATTTAAATTAGGCCGCAATATATAGACATCTCTTATCTTTGTCAAAGCCGAATGGGGACGCATTCGTTGACATCAATTAGCGTTGCGTATATAAAAGTGTGCTTCAGGAGGGCTCTCAATGGCCGATGGCACTGCAACTACTAAACTTGCCGAAATCATCCTCAACCGCATCCGCACCAGCGGGGATATAACTTTCGCTTCCTTCATGGAATCAGCTCTCTACGAGCCGGACCTGGGGTACTACACCTCCGCGGGTCGCAAAGTAGGCGCGGAGGGGGACTTCTACACCAGCATGAACGTCCACAGCGCCTTCGGACGGCTCATCGCTCAGGAGATCTGCCGGTTCTGGGAACAACTCGACTCCCCCGCCTCTTTCACCATCGCCGAGGCTGGCGCGGGCGGCGGCCAACTGGCCCAAGACATACTGGACGCCATCAGCGAGGACAACCCGCGATTCTACAACGGCCTCACCTATCGCCTCATTGAGAAGGAACCTTCCCTGCAGCAGGCCCAGGCCGCGCGCCTGTCGCGCCACGCCGACCGGCTTGCCTGGAGCTCCCCTGACGAACTCGCCTCCGGCACGCTCTCCTTCACCGGCTGCATCATCTCCAACGAACTCTTCGACGCCATGCCGGTGCACATCGTGGAACTGACCGAGGCGGGACTGCGGGAGGTCTACGTATCCGCCAACGCCGACGGCTTTGTCGAGAGGCTGCTCCCACCCTCCACCCCGGAGCTGGAAAAGTACCTGCGCAAATACGAAGTAAGGCTCCTGCCGGGCCAGCGCGCGGAGATCAACCTGGCGGCTTCGGGCTGGATCGCCCAGGCGGCCGCCACCCTCACCCGCGGCTTCGTGCTCACCAT
Proteins encoded in this region:
- a CDS encoding helix-turn-helix domain-containing protein, with amino-acid sequence MLTHKELKARALEREDVKDEYDRLNEEFHFLDQFLKARAAAGVTQAEIAERIGTTQSAVARLESGRGKHSPSIATLEKYAHALGCRLELRLVTDKHPEK
- a CDS encoding type II toxin-antitoxin system RelE/ParE family toxin — protein: MTWTITYFNDSVQEEILAMPAGFLGRYLRYADRMEVHGPDLGMPHTRAMGEGLFELRLKSTEGIARVFYCTMIGRKIVILHQFVKKSDKTPPRELETARRRMKEFKNANSQRT
- a CDS encoding STAS-like domain-containing protein; translation: MVAFDPVRRHENTIAITGNLGMGEFHRLIGVIFDATSRRGYQDITLDFSQCTATFNAPMLSVCAQIQEIRNRGISTHLILPNKETLAKLFISTNWAYTIDPNRFNMSSFRGFSHVPVTHFSDANQQAESVDKIINAILCSMDGLSREDLASIEWAINEITDNVLVHSNSKNGGFVQLTTFKGTRPRIEYAVCDAGVGIPATLKPAHKHIQTDMDALDQAIREGVTNGLGMGNGLFGSFEVSRISGGYFQIHSGNARLAYDQRSELHLRDERVPYSGTLVVACIECTKTGVLAEALKFGGKQHKPIDFIEMRYEADDEIIEFNLLNETLSFGTRLVGIPIRRKLLNLYEMSGGQKIIIDMSGIPVISSSFADEVLGKIFMEIGQTNFNRRFGLKNMNKTVHGLIERALTQRGYSSRR
- a CDS encoding HNH endonuclease, which produces MNSKFSQLVEFAEQHQGRPLSTLGNRSSFLLEVSESSFTYTPVTTQRPRRQKLIHAGRVFERYLEIGSLKTSKYTDLTVNSSYILALIKAFSEKEPTMNEEKVHEFASNAINDLDEIPQGVAEPERSSHTTSSYARDHKVRAYVIARAKGTCEYCGELGFLMSNGKSYYLEAHHVIALADEGRDTPDNVIALCPKHHKEAHFGINRDEIEEEMMIFLSTLSKKARNNRAARRR
- a CDS encoding class I SAM-dependent methyltransferase; amino-acid sequence: MADGTATTKLAEIILNRIRTSGDITFASFMESALYEPDLGYYTSAGRKVGAEGDFYTSMNVHSAFGRLIAQEICRFWEQLDSPASFTIAEAGAGGGQLAQDILDAISEDNPRFYNGLTYRLIEKEPSLQQAQAARLSRHADRLAWSSPDELASGTLSFTGCIISNELFDAMPVHIVELTEAGLREVYVSANADGFVERLLPPSTPELEKYLRKYEVRLLPGQRAEINLAASGWIAQAAATLTRGFVLTIDYGFLSGELYTPQRRNGTLLCYYKHSTNENPYQLVGEQDITTHINFSQLIVDGEEAGLKKAWYGEQYRFLLSAGLMEELIRLEAQAKDEQESLKHRLALKKLMLPEGGMGDTFKVLIQSKGVDNPQLLCMRKWGMGL